In the genome of Xanthocytophaga agilis, one region contains:
- a CDS encoding DUF885 family protein, with protein MQLFLLRISSFLILLCFLMSPQVRAQGTNSSAEVEALITVYREDLGSLNRTYTITCSPERVSRLQQFHQQTLQKLEALDFDKLSQSGKVDYIIFKRDLKQELDDLKTLEKDLVTLQPVFAFKDKILTFEKSRRKGEVLNPKETASLINSLKTDIQNTQKEIEKSAKLTSHLNRMASSLAENLQRRFQESYHFYEGYDPLFTWWVSKPFTDADSVLSNYVGFLSKRLSADNQAKDDGSGIIGNPIGREKLIEQLRFEMIPYTPDELVTIANREFAWCETEMKKASREMGFGDDWKKALEKVKNTYVEPGKQPELIYALAVEAIDFVEKNQLVTVPELAKETWHMRMMSPQRQLVSPFFLGGEDILISYPTNTMTHEAKLMSMRGNNPHFSRATVQHELIPGHHLQGFMNDRYRPYRSMFYTPFWIEGWSLYWEMLLWDKKFPRNAEDRVGMLFWRMHRCARIIFSLSYHLEKMTPQQCIDFLVDRVGHERANAEGEVRRSFTGGYGPLYQLAYMIGGLQFRALHKELVDSGKMTDKEFHDAILKENTLPVELVRAILTKQPLTKNFQTSWRFD; from the coding sequence ATGCAACTGTTTTTACTCAGAATTAGTAGTTTTCTTATTTTACTATGCTTCCTGATGAGTCCACAGGTAAGGGCACAGGGAACAAACTCTTCGGCAGAAGTAGAGGCTTTAATCACTGTTTATAGAGAAGATCTGGGTAGTCTGAACCGAACCTATACCATTACCTGTTCACCGGAACGGGTATCCCGCTTACAACAATTCCATCAACAAACTTTACAAAAACTAGAAGCACTGGACTTTGATAAACTTAGTCAGAGTGGAAAAGTAGATTATATTATCTTTAAACGTGATCTGAAGCAGGAACTTGATGACCTGAAAACACTGGAAAAAGATCTGGTGACACTGCAGCCTGTATTTGCTTTTAAGGATAAGATACTGACCTTCGAAAAATCTCGTCGCAAAGGAGAAGTTTTGAATCCAAAAGAAACGGCTAGTTTGATCAACAGTCTGAAAACAGACATTCAGAACACCCAGAAAGAAATTGAGAAGTCTGCCAAGCTTACTTCTCATCTGAATCGAATGGCCTCTTCGCTGGCCGAAAATCTGCAGAGACGTTTTCAGGAGTCCTATCATTTTTATGAAGGATATGACCCTTTGTTTACCTGGTGGGTAAGTAAACCATTCACGGATGCAGATTCAGTACTGAGCAACTATGTCGGCTTTTTATCCAAGCGGCTATCTGCAGATAATCAGGCTAAGGATGATGGAAGTGGAATTATCGGCAATCCTATAGGCAGAGAGAAGCTGATAGAACAGCTACGTTTTGAAATGATTCCTTATACACCTGATGAACTGGTAACGATAGCTAATCGTGAGTTTGCCTGGTGTGAAACTGAAATGAAGAAAGCGTCCCGCGAGATGGGCTTTGGAGATGACTGGAAAAAGGCACTGGAGAAAGTAAAGAATACCTATGTAGAGCCGGGAAAACAGCCTGAATTGATTTATGCACTGGCAGTAGAGGCGATTGATTTTGTAGAGAAGAACCAGTTGGTTACGGTTCCTGAACTGGCTAAGGAGACCTGGCATATGCGTATGATGTCACCACAACGTCAGTTAGTAAGTCCGTTCTTTCTAGGAGGAGAAGACATTCTGATCTCTTATCCCACCAACACTATGACCCACGAGGCCAAGCTGATGAGTATGCGGGGCAATAATCCGCATTTCTCCAGAGCTACAGTGCAACACGAACTGATTCCGGGACACCATTTGCAAGGATTTATGAATGACCGGTATCGTCCGTATCGTTCAATGTTCTATACACCGTTCTGGATCGAAGGCTGGTCATTGTACTGGGAGATGTTATTGTGGGACAAGAAGTTTCCCCGCAATGCTGAAGATAGAGTGGGAATGCTGTTCTGGAGAATGCACCGTTGTGCCCGTATCATTTTCTCACTTAGCTATCATCTGGAAAAAATGACTCCTCAGCAATGCATTGATTTTCTGGTAGATCGTGTAGGACATGAAAGAGCCAATGCAGAAGGCGAAGTACGTCGTTCGTTTACAGGAGGTTATGGACCACTTTATCAGCTTGCCTATATGATTGGTGGATTACAGTTTCGTGCATTACACAAAGAGCTGGTAGACTCTGGCAAGATGACTGACAAGGAATTTCACGATGCCATACTGAAAGAAAATACATTACCGGTTGAACTGGTACGAGCGATATTAACAAAGCAACCTTTAACTAAAAACTTCCAGACATCCTGGCGGTTTGATTAG
- a CDS encoding dihydrodipicolinate synthase family protein, producing MRPDWIGVYPAVTTNFHADESLDLDTFNKNIEAQLSAGVHGIIICGSLGENSTLSFDEKQTLLKNTVKVVAGRVPVVICVAESITREAIRFVQESEENGADGFMLLPPMRYPSDDRETVHYLKKVASHTSLPIMLYNNPLAYKTFISLEMFEELASEPKFEAMKESTGDVRYMTDIINKFGDRYKIMSGVDDLALESLLMGAHGWVAGLVDAFPAETVAIYELAKTGRVEEARAIYRWFFPLLHLDVSTKFIQNIKLAEVYTGIGTEYVREPRLPLAGEERAKVVKIIEDALATRPVLPAFQKTSLVAE from the coding sequence ATGAGACCTGATTGGATTGGTGTTTACCCAGCTGTTACCACAAACTTTCATGCAGATGAATCACTGGATCTTGACACTTTCAATAAAAACATCGAAGCACAATTGAGTGCAGGTGTACATGGAATTATTATTTGTGGTTCACTGGGTGAAAACAGTACTCTTTCATTTGATGAAAAACAAACATTGCTGAAAAATACAGTGAAGGTAGTTGCAGGAAGAGTTCCTGTAGTAATCTGTGTAGCAGAAAGCATTACCCGTGAGGCAATCCGGTTTGTGCAGGAGTCAGAGGAAAATGGTGCTGACGGATTTATGTTACTACCTCCCATGCGATACCCTTCGGATGATCGCGAAACTGTACACTACCTGAAAAAAGTAGCTTCTCATACAAGCTTGCCAATCATGTTGTACAACAACCCGCTTGCTTATAAGACCTTTATCTCTCTGGAAATGTTTGAAGAACTGGCTTCTGAACCTAAGTTTGAAGCCATGAAGGAGTCAACAGGAGATGTTCGTTACATGACAGATATCATCAATAAGTTTGGTGATCGCTACAAGATTATGAGTGGTGTGGATGATCTGGCACTGGAAAGCTTACTGATGGGAGCACATGGTTGGGTAGCAGGTCTGGTAGATGCATTCCCAGCTGAAACCGTAGCTATCTATGAACTGGCAAAAACAGGACGTGTAGAAGAAGCCCGTGCTATCTATCGTTGGTTCTTCCCATTGTTACACCTGGATGTTTCTACCAAATTCATTCAGAATATCAAACTGGCTGAAGTATATACAGGCATCGGAACAGAATACGTACGCGAACCTCGTTTACCGCTGGCAGGTGAAGAAAGAGCAAAGGTTGTCAAAATCATTGAAGACGCTCTGGCTACCCGCCCTGTATTACCAGCATTCCAAAAGACTAGCCTGGTAGCTGAATAA
- a CDS encoding 4-hydroxyproline epimerase, whose protein sequence is MASKTFFCIDAHTCGNPVRLVAGGGPLLKGNNMSEKRQHFLQEFDWIRKGLMFEPRGHDMMSGSILYPPHDPENDIGVLFIETSGCLPMCGHGTIGTVTIMIEEGLVIPKVPGQLRLETPAGLVKVTYTQEGKKVKSVKLVNVPSYLAAENIQVECPDLGLITVDVAYGGNFYAIVDVQPNFKGLEQYTAADLIRWSPVVRERINAAHTFVHPENPTIKGLSHLLWTGATISPDATARNAVFYGDKAIDRSPCGTGTSARMAQWHAKGKLKKGDRFVHESIIGSQFIGTVEDEVTLGGHKAMIPGIEGWAKIYGHNTITIDPEDDPYAYGFLVK, encoded by the coding sequence TTGGCAAGTAAAACATTCTTCTGTATAGATGCCCATACCTGTGGCAATCCCGTTCGGTTGGTAGCTGGCGGTGGTCCTTTACTGAAAGGCAATAATATGAGTGAAAAGCGCCAGCATTTTCTACAGGAATTTGACTGGATACGCAAAGGGTTGATGTTCGAACCAAGAGGTCATGATATGATGTCAGGTAGCATACTGTATCCACCGCATGATCCGGAAAATGATATTGGCGTACTGTTTATCGAAACCAGCGGATGTCTGCCTATGTGTGGACATGGCACTATCGGGACAGTAACCATTATGATAGAAGAAGGACTGGTGATTCCGAAAGTACCTGGACAGTTGAGGCTGGAGACTCCTGCCGGACTGGTAAAAGTGACTTATACCCAGGAAGGTAAAAAAGTGAAATCTGTAAAGCTGGTTAACGTACCATCCTATCTGGCTGCCGAAAACATACAGGTAGAATGTCCGGATTTAGGATTGATTACTGTAGATGTAGCATATGGTGGCAACTTCTATGCAATTGTAGATGTACAGCCTAACTTCAAAGGTCTGGAGCAATATACAGCAGCAGATCTGATTCGCTGGAGCCCTGTAGTGCGTGAGCGCATTAATGCTGCTCACACTTTTGTGCATCCTGAAAACCCAACCATCAAAGGCCTGAGCCACCTTCTGTGGACAGGAGCTACGATTAGTCCGGATGCTACTGCCCGCAATGCTGTATTTTATGGTGACAAAGCTATTGATCGGTCACCTTGTGGTACAGGGACTTCTGCACGTATGGCACAATGGCATGCCAAAGGCAAGCTTAAAAAAGGAGATCGGTTTGTGCATGAAAGCATTATTGGAAGCCAGTTTATTGGAACTGTAGAAGATGAAGTAACACTGGGAGGGCACAAGGCAATGATCCCTGGTATTGAAGGCTGGGCTAAAATCTATGGTCATAATACTATTACTATTGATCCCGAAGACGATCCGTATGCATACGGATTCCTGGTAAAATAA
- a CDS encoding sensor histidine kinase has product MQLSPKEELPGKRDIKILVVDDREDNLFSIETILEHEGYTIVKANSGRAALKMLLQQQDFTLILMDVQMPDMNGFETANMIYERERLRNIPIIFITAHNYESEYIFKGYQLGGVDYISKPINPDLLRVKVSVFTELYQKTHQLLAQEKKLMSINKNLEKEVEERRLNEEKIRLLNQQLVENNTNLRLANEELNRFAYVASHDLQEPLRKIKLFSNTLAIKFRERIDHDMEVYLQKIVSASDRMQTLIRDLLEFSRQIGQEEEFGIVDLNKVVAEVISDMESEIEAKKAIISVGELPVASVISSQIYQLFQNLISNALKYSKNGSVPQIHIHAESTIKNGLGKLHRIYIKDNGIGFDPSYAEEIFVVFKRLHSYHEVEGTGVGLAICKKIVEYHKGAIRAESAIGVGSTFIIDLPDMTVPLPINTVPVQLPEEN; this is encoded by the coding sequence ATGCAACTTAGTCCAAAAGAAGAGTTACCTGGTAAGCGCGATATTAAAATACTGGTTGTTGATGACCGGGAAGATAATTTATTTTCTATTGAAACGATACTGGAACATGAAGGCTATACAATTGTCAAAGCCAATTCAGGTAGGGCTGCTCTGAAAATGCTGTTACAACAACAGGATTTTACACTAATTCTGATGGATGTGCAGATGCCGGATATGAATGGATTTGAAACAGCCAACATGATCTATGAGCGTGAACGATTGAGAAATATTCCGATCATCTTTATTACAGCACATAACTATGAATCTGAATATATCTTCAAAGGGTATCAGCTGGGTGGGGTTGACTACATTTCCAAACCCATCAATCCGGATTTGTTGCGCGTAAAGGTGAGTGTGTTTACTGAATTGTATCAGAAAACACACCAGCTTCTTGCTCAGGAGAAGAAGTTGATGTCTATCAATAAAAATCTGGAGAAAGAAGTTGAAGAACGCCGGTTGAATGAAGAGAAAATCCGCTTACTAAACCAGCAACTGGTAGAAAACAACACCAATCTTCGGCTTGCCAATGAAGAGTTGAACCGCTTTGCGTATGTGGCTTCTCATGATTTGCAGGAGCCTCTACGTAAAATCAAACTCTTCAGCAATACGTTGGCTATCAAGTTTAGAGAGCGCATAGATCACGATATGGAGGTCTATCTGCAAAAGATAGTGAGTGCATCAGATCGTATGCAGACACTAATCCGGGATCTACTGGAATTCTCAAGGCAAATAGGTCAGGAAGAAGAATTTGGCATAGTGGACCTAAATAAAGTGGTTGCTGAGGTAATCTCAGATATGGAATCCGAGATAGAAGCTAAGAAGGCAATTATCTCTGTTGGTGAATTGCCTGTTGCTTCTGTTATTTCAAGTCAGATCTATCAACTTTTTCAGAATCTGATTAGTAATGCCTTGAAATATAGTAAAAATGGCTCTGTTCCTCAGATTCATATTCATGCAGAATCTACTATAAAAAATGGTTTGGGTAAACTGCACAGAATTTATATAAAAGATAATGGGATTGGATTTGACCCTTCCTATGCGGAGGAGATATTTGTTGTATTTAAACGATTGCATAGCTATCATGAGGTAGAAGGAACAGGTGTTGGACTAGCTATTTGTAAAAAAATAGTGGAATATCACAAAGGGGCTATCCGGGCTGAAAGTGCAATAGGAGTGGGTTCAACATTTATCATAGATCTGCCGGATATGACAGTTCCTTTGCCTATAAATACAGTACCTGTTCAGCTTCCAGAAGAAAATTAA
- a CDS encoding M1 family metallopeptidase, which translates to MTKFIFFISTLLISCSLFAQETNKPFTHADTLRGTLTPERSCYDVTYYHLDIKVDTAAKSIAGKNTIQFKVVTAFNRMQVDLFPNLNVDKIVYGGKELKYNRDGNAVFIDFPQKLPAKSIQSIDFFYSGVPIVAARPPWSGGFTWAHDEQGKPWINTTCQEMGASVWWPNKDHQTEKPDSMLISIAVPSNLMDVSNGQYRGKKELGDGYTRYDWFVSYPINNYCVALNIGNYVHFDDKYGTMPLDYYVLPYNLEKAKKQFAQVKPMLGCFEKYFGEYPFKRDGYKIIETTHSGMEHQSAVGYGNYYENGYRRRDWTGVGVSMWFDFIIIHESGHEWFGNSITSKDIADMWLHEGFTTYAEAIYVECLFGYDNALKYINGYRGKVANDKPILGPYGVNTPGSKDMYFKGALFLHTLRNIINDDTKWWALIKDYYNTFKHQIIDNKQTVAFFTKKSGKDLTPLFEQYLNYKDIPVLELQVKAGKLMYRWKADVKAFNMPVKIALKDKAPAFIYPTTSWKEMKLTESLTQENIKVATDLFFVNVAWL; encoded by the coding sequence GTGACAAAATTCATTTTCTTCATCAGCACACTACTTATTAGTTGTTCTCTATTCGCTCAGGAAACTAACAAACCGTTTACACATGCAGACACACTTCGGGGCACCCTGACACCCGAACGCAGTTGTTATGATGTAACATATTATCATCTAGATATAAAAGTTGATACCGCCGCTAAATCCATTGCCGGGAAAAACACGATTCAGTTCAAAGTAGTCACTGCTTTCAATAGAATGCAGGTAGATCTGTTTCCCAACCTGAACGTAGACAAGATTGTTTACGGAGGCAAAGAACTGAAATACAATCGTGATGGTAATGCAGTCTTCATAGACTTTCCTCAAAAACTGCCTGCTAAATCCATACAATCAATCGATTTCTTCTATTCGGGAGTACCTATTGTTGCGGCACGTCCGCCATGGTCAGGAGGGTTTACCTGGGCGCATGATGAGCAGGGAAAACCCTGGATCAATACTACCTGCCAGGAAATGGGAGCCAGTGTATGGTGGCCTAACAAAGACCATCAGACTGAAAAGCCCGATAGTATGCTGATTAGTATTGCCGTTCCCAGTAACCTGATGGATGTTTCCAACGGACAGTATCGGGGCAAAAAAGAGTTGGGTGACGGCTACACACGGTATGACTGGTTTGTCAGCTATCCTATCAATAATTATTGTGTAGCACTGAACATTGGCAACTATGTTCATTTTGATGACAAGTATGGCACAATGCCACTGGATTACTATGTGCTGCCTTATAACCTGGAAAAAGCAAAGAAACAGTTTGCACAGGTAAAACCTATGTTGGGTTGCTTTGAAAAGTATTTTGGTGAATATCCTTTCAAACGGGATGGATATAAAATAATAGAAACTACCCACTCAGGTATGGAACATCAAAGTGCTGTTGGATATGGAAACTACTACGAAAACGGCTACCGTCGTCGTGACTGGACTGGAGTAGGAGTAAGTATGTGGTTTGACTTTATCATTATTCACGAAAGTGGTCATGAATGGTTTGGAAACAGCATTACCTCCAAAGATATTGCCGACATGTGGCTGCACGAAGGTTTTACAACCTATGCAGAAGCCATATATGTAGAGTGTTTGTTTGGATATGACAATGCACTGAAATATATCAATGGGTATCGTGGTAAAGTAGCCAATGATAAACCCATTCTGGGGCCTTATGGTGTCAATACTCCTGGCTCCAAGGACATGTATTTCAAGGGTGCTTTATTTCTGCACACGTTGCGTAATATCATAAATGACGATACCAAATGGTGGGCATTGATTAAGGATTATTACAATACCTTTAAGCATCAGATTATTGACAATAAACAAACCGTCGCCTTCTTTACTAAGAAGTCTGGTAAAGACCTGACACCGTTGTTTGAACAATACCTGAACTATAAAGACATTCCTGTGCTGGAGTTACAGGTAAAAGCAGGAAAGTTAATGTATCGCTGGAAGGCTGATGTCAAGGCATTCAATATGCCTGTTAAGATTGCCTTGAAAGACAAAGCTCCTGCTTTTATTTATCCAACTACAAGCTGGAAAGAGATGAAACTTACAGAATCACTCACACAGGAGAATATCAAGGTTGCTACAGATCTGTTTTTTGTAAATGTAGCGTGGTTATAA
- a CDS encoding NAD(P)/FAD-dependent oxidoreductase, whose amino-acid sequence MATQKEIVIVGGGVIGLCSAYYLSQAGHQVTVLDKGDLGDGCSYGNAGMIVPSHFIPLAAPGMVAQGIKWMFNSESPFYVKPRLNLDLIQWGLKFYKMANDTHVKRSMPVLRDLNTISRNLYAEMARQQEFAFAFESKGLLMLCKTEHMLEEEAHVAETAHGLGMEAKVLTKKEVDELEPDVKPDVLGGIFYPGDAHLHPNQLMKGMKAYLTKKGVHLQANTIVSGFVSQKDRIMEVVTNKGNIKADEVIIAGGSWSQEIVQQLGFRMPIQAGKGYSITIPLPSKKLRTPSILTEARVAITPMDNQLRVGGTMEIGGINQDIDLRRFGGIIKSLPKYLPDYQFDIPDKKQIWSGLRPCSPDGLPYIGRIQKFANAVVASGHAMMGLSLAPVTGQLVKEIVAGEKTSVDTTLLSPERYR is encoded by the coding sequence ATGGCAACTCAAAAAGAAATAGTAATCGTAGGGGGAGGAGTGATAGGTTTATGTTCTGCCTACTATCTGAGTCAGGCAGGCCATCAGGTAACTGTACTGGACAAAGGAGATCTGGGGGATGGATGTTCCTATGGCAATGCAGGTATGATTGTGCCTAGCCACTTTATTCCATTGGCAGCACCCGGTATGGTAGCACAAGGCATTAAGTGGATGTTTAACTCCGAAAGTCCGTTTTATGTAAAACCACGTCTGAATCTGGATCTGATTCAGTGGGGACTGAAGTTTTATAAAATGGCTAATGATACCCATGTAAAACGTTCCATGCCTGTATTACGGGATCTGAATACCATAAGCCGAAACCTGTATGCCGAAATGGCAAGACAGCAGGAGTTTGCCTTTGCTTTTGAATCCAAAGGGTTGCTGATGTTGTGCAAAACAGAGCATATGCTGGAAGAGGAAGCACATGTGGCTGAAACCGCACATGGATTAGGTATGGAAGCTAAGGTACTTACGAAGAAAGAAGTCGATGAACTGGAGCCTGACGTAAAACCAGATGTACTGGGAGGAATATTTTATCCGGGTGATGCGCATCTCCATCCGAATCAGTTAATGAAAGGCATGAAAGCATATCTGACAAAGAAAGGTGTACATTTGCAGGCCAATACGATTGTGTCAGGGTTTGTTTCACAGAAAGACCGTATTATGGAAGTAGTTACCAATAAAGGCAATATAAAGGCAGATGAAGTGATTATTGCCGGCGGTTCCTGGTCACAGGAGATTGTACAGCAGCTTGGCTTCCGAATGCCGATTCAGGCAGGAAAAGGCTATAGCATCACTATCCCATTGCCTTCTAAAAAGTTGCGTACTCCGTCTATTCTTACGGAAGCACGGGTTGCTATTACTCCTATGGATAATCAGTTGCGTGTAGGGGGAACAATGGAGATTGGAGGCATCAACCAGGATATTGACTTACGTCGTTTTGGAGGTATTATCAAGTCGTTACCTAAATACTTGCCTGATTACCAGTTTGATATTCCAGACAAGAAACAGATATGGTCTGGTTTACGACCTTGCTCACCTGATGGACTACCATACATTGGCCGTATTCAGAAGTTTGCCAATGCCGTTGTCGCCAGCGGGCATGCTATGATGGGACTAAGTCTGGCTCCTGTGACAGGACAGCTGGTAAAAGAAATCGTAGCAGGAGAAAAAACAAGTGTTGATACAACATTATTATCACCAGAGCGTTATAGATAA